One Sesamum indicum cultivar Zhongzhi No. 13 linkage group LG14, S_indicum_v1.0, whole genome shotgun sequence genomic window, aatgttaaaagcATCCTTCTGCGTGGCAATGGCATCTCATATATAAGAGGTACTAGCAACCGATGCagatttttcacattttaggTATCATGGCATGTAAAAAGTTGACAACTGCACCAACTTGATGGAGACGCAGAGGTATGAGAGTCATTAAGACATGTTTAGAAAGACTAAACCATGATAGACAGGAGGAATGATGATAGAGAGAAGCCTAAAAGAAGACATGTATACCTTCAATTGAAATAAATGGTGGTCACTGAAATCTAGGTGATCCACATATGCGGCTCCCATCTGCAAAGAGTTGACACCTCCTtgagaaacaaaaacatacaCTACATGACAATGATTAAGATGTGGCAAAACTTCTCCACCTGAGACAGCCAAAAGACTGCACAATTAAACttcactaaaataaaataggggTACCCTTTCAATTGTCTGAATAAAGGAATCAGCAAAGCCAATGCCTGAAAGGCAGAGTACAGTCATATTATCTACAGCCTTCAGTGACAGTTTGCAAGAAACATCTCGACATGGGAGGAAGTGCATTGGAGCCATTTTAGTGAAGAAAATTGGAAGTGATACTTTGACTTTTCGAATCATTGATTCTAAGGCATCTGTATCGTTTACCTGTATCTGTAAGGCATATGTACCTTAGGAATTGTGAAATTAAGGAGTAAAGGCACAAAGTAAGAGAGTTAAATCTATTGATACCAAATCTGCGTGATGGATGACTAGAATATCAGCTCGTCTGAGTGCAGTCAAAGGTTCCCTTAATGGTCCAAGTGGGAGTAACTGATGATTTCCCCATGGCATCAGCGCATTCACCATCACAATCTCTACATCACGCCACACACTGAGATGCTGCCTTCGAAATGTTTAAAGTTCACATAAATGAGTGCAAATCCAACCATACTTCAATTAACTTGCATGAATGAAATTCCTATAAAGACCAAGTTAGAGAATATGCAGACATGACAATAGAGGTTCACTAGACGTTCATATGAATCTTCAGAAATAACAAAATAGTGAAACAGAAAATTTTGTCAGATAGGGCTCTGATGAGCAAAAGTGTAGAAAGTTATATAGTTCAACATTAAGAAGCAGTTATTATATAAGAATGTTGACTCTATTCATGAACATGTAAGATTCTTATGCTGACTACTTATGGACATGTAAGATTTAGGTTAATCAAGCTACAAGCAtctgagaaaaataaagtattaccTGCATCCCATCATCTAGGATAGCAACCCCAATCATATCCGCTTTAGATAgaatttctgttttttcttcaGATAGTTGTTTCTGCGAACCACCAGGGGAAGTTACATAGCCATATTGTTCCAGAAGTCTAGCAGCAATGGCTACTCGATTTGCGCCTACACCAATTTTCACAGATATTCCCCGGAGTTGCCTCTGAAGCATTTTGGCTTCATCTGCACCACCGTATCCCTGAAAGTAAGAACATGGTTCTAAATTTTCctattgaagaaaattgtaTCACTTTGGTTATAGCTTTTTGCAAGGCTGTATTAAGATGACATAAACTCAATCAACTTCAAGTATGCTCCGACCCATTCACCataaaataaagcataaaGATAAGCGCAAATCATTGCATCTCACTCATACTTAacatttttaatccaaaaggCACAACAAAATACCCTAGTGAGAATGAGAGGTGAAATTCCATCATCAGCAAAACAGCGCGCCAGAAACTGGACCATTGGAGTTTTCCCATTGCCTCCCCACGTTAAATTCCCAACACTGATCACCGGCACCGGCAACCTTCACCATCGTTAAAAGCATATATTCAACCACAGAATTCAACAACCTAGAAAAAAAAGGACTCCtgacagaaaaaaaataacaggCAAGTATACTCAAGGAACACCGTATAAAAAACCTTCCATTGGTTTCCAAATTGCACATAAACAGTAAACAACCGGACATACACTGGATTTCTATAAATTACCTGTGTTTCTCAAGGAGGTTGAAGCGATAGAGATGGCGGCGGAGGCGGAGAGCGACGGAGTAGAGAGAGGAGGCGATGGATAGGAGCGGGACGAGAGAAAGCTGGAAAGCAGAGAGAGTGAAGAGCCTCTGAGAGGCTGGAGTGCAGGCTATTTGCTTCACCGATCTTCTCACTTTCTCCATTCTCGCAACAGCTTCTCTTTTGAAAGTACCTTTACAATGTTTACATAAGTCTGATGAGAATATTCAGGTAAACACGTTTTTTTCATGGATAATTACGCTTATTAGGagatttgaattatatatgaattttatgttatttgaacaataatatttaatatttttaaaaattatttttttaataaataggtctttttattaatcaaagtctattgaatttattgatcttaataaaatttttgaatgaaaattgatttttgtttttattcacttattgtaaattaaataaattttatttttactaaactACGTTTATAATATATCTCATCATACATTAACATGTGagatgtataaggataatttagttataaaaaaaatatttttaatctgcaattagtcagtaataagtcaattgggggtaaacataattttttattctgttttgttgatataaatttttatccaattatgttgttaatatcaacgaattcggtgaattttgacgaacaaaaatatttatttgttagacggaagcaaaaattcaagactgcaaatataatttttcaaatcaaggCGGggttatatgaaattatatcaaattttagggggttaaatacaatttaccccctatgtTAAcgaaaaagtgcaaaaaaaatattgtaaaaaaataaagtgtaatttacaccattgtgatttaaaaaataatgcaacttacCCCCCTTTGGGGTAAAAttctactttattttttcacattgacttttttttacactttCTATTAATACAGAAGGTAGAAATTGTATTTAGgttaaaatgcataaaattcccatgtattttaaaaagcagACTAATAATCCctctttaatttcttaaatgcAGTTCAATCACACATCTCCATTGAATATAACTAACGACGTTTACTTTTTTACAAAATGATCGTTATACCCCCGCCACTGTCCCCACATCCCCCAACCCCCGTCACCGTCCCCACTCTCCAACCCCACCTGGTGCATAGtgataaataatgtaatacattatacagtaaaacctctataaattaataaccttgggaccatgaaatgttattaatttagagagatattaatttatcgataaattaatattttattaattaaaatagagactttttaaattcagcaaatttagtacacatgtattgaaaataaatgaattcatatatgttttattgattatattcatgcatcaatcaattttttataactaattaaatatattcatgtataatatcaattcattgtatacaattaactattatattcatagacatatgtatcaattcattggaattacttaaatatacatgtttacattaattcgttacacttaaataactattataaccaattaaatatattcatgcatgatgaatgaaacatatattacataaatctcaatatgataataaaataatttataacacccaaccatgtcttctcatctaaaaggcatcgcaaaatcatccatgaataaTCAAACGggtaaagcattacagacttcatattttagtaaattaccataatatttataattgtaataattatgaattattaatttagagttttaatgggacctaatatttataaaggaatttttcaaaaaattattattttattatcttatcgaatttgatgattttttacaaaggcccaagtcgggaccgaaaaattttattattttagagagtttattaatttatagaggttttactgtaactaatattacaaaggtaaattgcatttaagcctatatagttataaataaaatgtagatagaaaaaataaaagataatagtgataaataatgtaatacaTTATTAGAATTCAGGTATCACAAAACTCTCAtaagaatagaaaaaaaatgcccTAAAagacatattaatatttttaaaaaatggaaacaaCTCCAtctaatattacaaatgagtaaattatccatttatttaaaacataataatttaccttatgtattttttaaaatacaataatttatcttcctatatttttaaaaatgaaatttaaaactcTAAACCCCCTTCGATGGACAATCCTAATGTTAATCCAATAAAtcttcataaaaaagaaaaagaagaagaggaagaactTCTTTTTACCTCCCATacggaaaataaaattactttattttaaaaaatataaaaaaataaattaccatttttttacataaataagtaatttattcatttctatATCACAGTGGGGTAGTCGGCATTAAACCCAATTATAATCACAGTAAAATTATATGGACAAAGGCTTTAAAAATCCGAATTGTTGATTTGTAGAGaataaaatcttttgattTGAGACTGATATGATATTAGGCAAAAAGgtatattaattacaagatTAGCGGAGGTCTTTGGGTTTCCGGCATTATCAGGACCAGGTGCTTTCTAGCATAGCATCTGTCTTGGGTTGTTTTATTAGACGTCTCATTATGGGAGAGCCGCATCTAATTATTGATGTTGACAGACGGAACGCATTGCACATCACACCCccatattcaaaatatattgatttttggaCGTAATAACAGTGATGCGGCAGCCATATATAAGGCATTTTTCATGATAtctgatgtaattatatggatattattttataatttaaagaattatatttagtatcattggagtttattttcatttaacaaataagttattatgttagtcaaaattcatcgaatttgctgatattaacaaaaaaaaataataatgaaaatcgatatttacttcgattaacttattacaggtcaaataattttttttttctaataactatattatcattataatagTGAACTCACTCGCATTCATTaatgtataagggtaatttgaccgtaaaaagatttatttaacctgataagtcaattgggactaagtatggatttttatttggaattttttttttgttaatatcatcaaattcgatgaattttggcgggatttatttgttagacaaaaacaaatattaggggtattaaatgtaattttgaaaacgatataatatttacgtataattaaaccaaacctCAAGAAGAAGGGAgcataattatccctatatataATGGAAGTGGAAATGCATATAAATGccctattttatttagttcGTACGAACTCGACTCCGACCTGATTTGAATTTAGATATGTATAAACTCGCGAAGGTTGAgcaattattatatgaatgaAGGATTTTCGTAAAATCATGTAACTCATAAATACTCATAAATACCAATCTTTTTTATGTCGTTTACAACCATAACTAGAGGCTTCTTGGTGGTGTTCTCACGTGTTTGGTTGGTGcagaaaacaaattatatctaaatatatttagagtGTTGTATCAAAAGATTAAACCCTAAACAAACTTATCTTAATCGGATACACAACAAATAGGGTGCTCAACATACCCTATGTTAAGGATGTGGGACATCTCCACATGCCCTTGGGAGAATTTATACCTGTGATGCCATTGACTAGAAGTTAGCCCTATGGGTTGAAACACAATTTTGGGCAAGAGGACTTAACTCCAATTTAGGTACAATTGGGCATGGGGTAGTTTATTTCAAGTCAACTAGGGTTGTGGAATAGTCAAAAgcaattcaatattttatttgagtgtgatttgattaataattaaatcgaattcgaataaattttattgatgattgACCTGCTTATTtacacatattttattattttcttcgaTGAGCGAATCAAGTTAAAATCGGAATTAAACACTTGCCAATTGTAAAAATTTgctgaaatttgatttatcgAAAGAACTTTTATCGGACGAtctcaaatcaaatattgtgtaatttttaatcagtttTCTGGCTCTAATAGCTTCACCTGGTACCActgttaaataaaaacaaaaagtatgtGCTAAAGTAGGAAATTATATAGAGGGGGTATTTGCAATGGTTTAAAATTAGCATTTATCAGTTTATTATcgaaaaataagttgaaaaattatttttattttacaacttatgctttttaactatttaaatttagttgatttaatttaaaaaaattaaaaaatttatcaatttttgtaatttattgataatattacaaaaaatttagctcttttcCAAATACGCAAACTTGAGTTTCTTAGTCTCCTGAGTGACAGTCTATGGTTTGAATTCCAAATTTCTCATGAGATcttgtgtttgaatttgtgtgtgtacattaaaataaataattatttttttaattttcaagtaCGCTAATCTTTTACTACTGCTtaactcataatattatatataattcatttttattgtaaaaataaaaattattacaaatacgctaataatatatgattttgaatttaatttaaaaaacttgatctaaataaataatatgatatgaaCTATTTATGGTAAGCCCTACAAATTCAAATGTGAACAGCAGCAGCAGGGAAGCAGACACTGGTTTGAGAAATCAATGAGTGGTCCCCACACAATGGGGACAAATGGCGAGTAGACACGCGCTGCGAGTACTTGACAAAAACTCCTCTGCGGGTATATAGCGATTGAGAGAAGTCAGAGAGATTAACGTAATCACGGGCAGAAAACCACTGCGGGCAACGGGCAGCACCAAAACGCCGTCATTCTCAACCACTTAACGCCGTTTCTGTTGCTGCCCAATAGGCCAATACCCATAATCATTCTACGTTTTATCGCTAGCTCCCTCCGAACCGGTCTGCTTCGGACCCAGGCTCGGGCCACCAGGAATtggaaaaggaggaaaaagcAGACGGCCCGAAGCAAACCACACCACTCTCCCcccaaataataatgatggaaTAAAGGAGGAGAGAGAAAGGCAGCAGCgaaaaatttttagaaatagagagagagagagagagtgagggttttttatttttggctagagagagaaaaattgtGGAAAGAGAAAGAGCTAGAGGTTGAAGAATCTCGAGAAGGATGGGGCAGATCgtgaagaggaagaagaaagggaGGCCAGCGAAGACAGATCCCGGCGCTAGAGAGCTGCCGGAACCGGAGAGGGACCTTCGACGGAGTCTTCGACGCCGGAATGTGAAGTACGTCTTCGACCTCGACGATTACTTCGACGAGGACGAGCTCTTCGCGGACGACGAGGACCGGcgaagaagagagaagaagtTGAAGCTTCTACTCAAGCTCCAGAGCGGTGGCGAGACCCAGTCAAGTGAACCACAGGCGAGCAGGACTCGGCGTGTGGAACACGCGCCCTTGGCATCGCCTTCGTCCTCCGATGACGGTGACAAGCCGTCGAAAAAGCGGAAAATCGATGAAGATATGGACGACGAGGATATGGATGACGAAAATGATGATGCCAATGACCAAGATAATTGTAATGATGAGGACGACGAGGAGGTGATTATCAGTTTATAGTTGTTTCGATATGGAAGTGGAAACTGACGAAAATGGGAATTTTAAGTAGAGAAATAACTCGGGTTCAAATGAAGCTATCTTGGAGTGGAGTCCTTTAATTAAACCATGTGTTTACTTATATTATACTAGTATGTAATAAAGGGAGTGAAAAAGAAGTCCACCTCAGCTGGAGTTGAGCTCAGGTTTTTCTAATTGGTCCAGGCTTCTATTCCGTAGATTGTGAATGTATAGGTGAGTGAAGAGGGTGTCGGGTGGAGTGTGTTTGTGTCGATGTATGCATATGTAACGGTCGGGTCAACTGTCAAAAAACTAACCCCCACAGAATCTGATCACGCTCCcacctttctctctctctctctaaaactGAGTGTCACAGACAGATATGTATTGTATTGTACGCACACTCACGTTCCCACTCACCCACGCATGTTGTCTGCCTTCGTTTTCTGTCTCTGTCTGATTGCCACGCCGACTTTTGTCCTCCGAAGCTGCATGAGGAGAGAgtagtatttattaatttatgactTCAAGTTTTATCACCCGGTGGCTTTTTCTGGAAGTTTAACGATTCTGCTGATTTTGACAGATTAGAGAAAGAAAGTCAGAACCCAAAGCTGAAGACTCACCTCCAGGTGTGCTTTTCGTTTTTTATGGCTTAGGTATGAGTTGTAGTTCTTGATTTTATGGAATTATGATGGATTTTGTTGTGTGACTTTTTATGATATAGGGACTCCAGCAGAGGCTCCATCTGGACTACCGCTGCCTGATAAGAGAAC contains:
- the LOC105176679 gene encoding probable tetraacyldisaccharide 4'-kinase, mitochondrial isoform X1, which encodes MEKVRRSVKQIACTPASQRLFTLSAFQLSLVPLLSIASSLYSVALRLRRHLYRFNLLEKHRLPVPVISVGNLTWGGNGKTPMVQFLARCFADDGISPLILTRGYGGADEAKMLQRQLRGISVKIGVGANRVAIAARLLEQYGYVTSPGGSQKQLSEEKTEILSKADMIGVAILDDGMQHLSVWRDVEIVMVNALMPWGNHQLLPLGPLREPLTALRRADILVIHHADLIQVNDTDALESMIRKVKVSLPIFFTKMAPMHFLPCRDVSCKLSLKAVDNMTVLCLSGIGFADSFIQTIERMGAAYVDHLDFSDHHLFQLKDIEVVRTRLQELESEYGAKPIVVVTEKDYDRAPEVLEHLKPYEVLVLCSHLQFLAHKGSTEDSFKKIMWERLRQRSGVTMSLG
- the LOC105176679 gene encoding probable tetraacyldisaccharide 4'-kinase, mitochondrial isoform X2: MEKVRRSVKQIACTPASQRLFTLSAFQLSLVPLLSIASSLYSVALRLRRHLYRFNLLEKHRLPVPVISVGNLTWGGNGKTPMVQFLARCFADDGISPLILTRGYGGADEAKMLQRQLRGISVKIGVGANRVAIAARLLEQYGYVTSPGGSQKQLSEEKTEILSKADMIGVAILDDGMQHLSVWRDVEIVMVNALMPWGNHQLLPLGPLREPLTALRRADILVIHHADLIQMGAAYVDHLDFSDHHLFQLKDIEVVRTRLQELESEYGAKPIVVVTEKDYDRAPEVLEHLKPYEVLVLCSHLQFLAHKGSTEDSFKKIMWERLRQRSGVTMSLG